The proteins below come from a single Chrysoperla carnea chromosome 1, inChrCarn1.1, whole genome shotgun sequence genomic window:
- the LOC123290777 gene encoding gastrula zinc finger protein XlCGF57.1-like, protein MEDISYSFYHIEEPFEENEVIEPVFIKEEIIEEKGEENEQLLTNNYKNIKFEQLHSELIIKQDENDLEYFRNDNANKLFPCSGCDKTFKTKISLILHRRIHTRGKSFSCEDCDKSFTSTGNLTIHKRIHTGEKPFSCEDCDKSFTSKGSLIVHKRIHTGEKPFSCEDCDKTFSQKICLTEHKRVHTGEKPFSCEYCDKLFTLTGHLIRHKRIHTGEKPFSCEDCDKTFSQKIYLTEHKRIHTGEKPFSCEDCDKTFTRRSNLFVHKRIHIKDKPFACEFCDKIYGWKNDLIRHKRTHIGEKPFSCDDCDKSFTQQSSFILHKRTHTGEKPFSCDDCEKSFIHQTSLNRHKRTHTGEKSFSCDDCDKSFTHQTSFNRHKRTHTGEKPFSCEDCDKTFTSKGNLILHKRTHTGEKRFSCEDCGKTFTSTGYLIMHKRIHTGEKPFSCEDCDKSFTSKGNLIMHKRIHTGEKPFSCEDCDKTFAWKSYLTEHKRVHTGEKPFSCDDCDKSFTQQSSLILHKRTHTGEKPFSCDNCDKSFTHQTSLNRHKRIKHSA, encoded by the coding sequence GAACTAATTATTAAGCaagatgaaaatgatttagaatattttcgaaatgaCAATGCAAACAAACTTTTTCCATGCAGTGGCTGtgacaaaacatttaaaactaaaataagtcTAATTTTACATCGACGAATTCACACTAGAGGGAAATCTTTTTCATGTGAagattgtgataaatcatttacttcGACAGGCAATTTAACTATCCACAAACgaattcacaccggagaaaaacctttttcatgtgaagattgtgataaatcatttacttcGAAAGGCAGTTTAATTGTCCACAAACGAATTCACacaggagaaaaacctttttcttgtgaagattgtgataaaacattttctcaGAAAATCTGTTTAACTGAACATAAACGAGTTCACacgggagaaaaacctttttcttgtgaatattgtgataaattatttactttgacAGGCCATTTAATTCGACACAAACGAATTCACacaggagaaaaacctttttcttgtgaagattgtgataaaacattttctcaGAAAATCTATTTAActgaacataaacgaattcacacgggagaaaaacctttttcttgtgaagattgtgataaaacatttactcggAGAAGCAATTTATTTGTACACAAACGAATTCACATTAAAGATAAACCTTTTGCAtgtgaattttgtgataaaatatatGGTTGGAAAAACGATTTAATTCGACACAAACGAACTCACAtcggagaaaaacctttttcttgtgatgattgtgataaatcatttacccAGCAATCCAGTTTTATTCTACACAAACGAActcacaccggagaaaaacctttttcttgtgaCGATTGTGAGAAATCATTTATCCATCAAACCAGTTTAAATCGACACAAACGAACTCACACCGGAGAAAAATCTTTTTCTTGTGAcgattgtgataaatcatttacccATCAAACCAGTTTCAATCGACACAAACGAActcacaccggagaaaaacctttttcatgtgaagattgtgataaaacatttacttcgAAAGGCAATTTAATTCTACACAAACGAActcacaccggagaaaaacgTTTTTCTTGTGAAGATTGTGGTAAAACATTTACTTCGACAGGCTATTTAATTATGCACAAACGAATTCACacaggagaaaaacctttttcttgtgaagattgtgataaatcatttacttcgaaaggcaatttaattatgcacaaacgaattcacaccggagaaaaacctttttcttgtgaagattgtgataaaacatttgctTGGAAAAGCTATTTAACTGAACATAAACGAGTtcacactggagaaaaacctttttcttgtgacgattgtgataaatcatttacccAGCAATCCAGTTTAATTCTACACAAACGAActcacaccggagaaaaacctttttcttgtgacaattgtgataaatcatttacccATCAAACCAGTTTAAATCGACACAAACGAATTAAACACTCAGCTTAG